The Niastella koreensis GR20-10 genome includes a window with the following:
- a CDS encoding outer membrane beta-barrel protein, translating to MKSLIPILTMILLFVLTNTGNAQVKDTSKALKEVTVTAKMPLIKHKVDRIIVNVDGMITAAGSNALEVLSKSPGVFVDIDGNIQLNGKGGVLVLIDDKPTYLSAQDLAAYLRSLPAGIIDKIELISNPPARYDASGSAVINIQLKKNKTPGFNGNISIGYNQGAYARSNDALNINYRHKKVNVFSNLSYSRDAGYTTENGRRNYSTGSTTLLNKNYNYFSNGYNLRAGIDYYVSGKTTLGILLTGGIRPRSDQLNYNSDQVSTGQKPDSTALGHTAGDYQWYSSGVNLNLLHRINKKGASITGDLDYVNIHVNGSQYLLTNVYQVDGSLSSANDIMYRLPADINIWSAKTDYNLPLKGNVSLEAGYKSSWVSTDYNNSWFEKAGSNYLPDYGRSDHFMYKENINALYISAAKEWKHWAIKGGLRMENTRMHGQQPGNMVIADSAFKRNYTNFFPSFYFSWKADTSGRHTFTISYTTRIRRPSYQQLNPFLFYNDRYSYTTGNPGLRPQNLYAVELKYDYKSIFGVELAYLKVNNLIQSIVQPVGDVFVTRPDNFGINYSFNIVSWFSADVVKDWHVNAKLIVFHLINKGMADDQIVNNSINSGELEISNELRLSKKWSAELSGLYASSHLQGQTKTDPFLTLNGGIQKMILKEKGTLKLSVNDIFQGMIRRDHITTAEILSQRRVETDTRRIGIAFSYRFGKDTNNRKRNHNTGGAAEEQGRVN from the coding sequence ATGAAATCCCTTATTCCAATTCTAACAATGATTCTTTTATTTGTGCTGACCAATACGGGCAACGCTCAGGTTAAAGACACAAGCAAGGCTTTAAAAGAAGTAACAGTTACGGCTAAAATGCCACTAATTAAACATAAGGTAGATCGAATAATAGTAAACGTAGATGGGATGATAACAGCTGCCGGCAGTAATGCCCTGGAGGTATTATCAAAAAGCCCGGGGGTATTTGTTGACATTGATGGCAATATTCAATTGAATGGAAAGGGTGGGGTGCTGGTGCTCATCGATGATAAACCTACGTATCTATCAGCGCAGGACCTGGCGGCGTATTTGCGCTCCCTGCCTGCGGGAATTATTGATAAGATTGAACTGATAAGCAATCCACCTGCCCGCTACGATGCATCGGGTAGTGCTGTTATAAACATTCAACTGAAGAAGAACAAGACCCCGGGTTTTAATGGAAACATAAGTATTGGTTATAACCAGGGCGCATATGCCAGAAGCAACGATGCCCTGAACATCAATTACCGGCATAAGAAGGTGAATGTATTTAGTAATCTTAGTTATTCAAGAGACGCAGGGTATACTACAGAAAACGGCCGGCGGAATTATTCTACTGGTTCAACCACTTTGCTCAACAAAAATTATAATTATTTTTCTAATGGGTATAATTTGCGGGCAGGTATAGATTATTATGTTTCTGGCAAAACTACCCTCGGTATTTTATTAACGGGTGGCATCAGACCCAGGTCAGATCAACTGAATTATAACAGTGACCAGGTAAGCACCGGTCAAAAGCCAGATTCTACAGCGCTCGGTCACACCGCTGGTGATTACCAATGGTACAGCAGCGGCGTTAATCTTAACCTGCTGCACCGGATAAACAAAAAGGGCGCATCGATCACCGGCGATCTTGATTATGTGAACATCCATGTAAATGGCAGTCAGTATTTGTTAACCAACGTGTACCAGGTAGATGGGAGTCTCAGCAGCGCCAATGATATTATGTACCGGTTGCCTGCAGATATCAATATCTGGTCGGCCAAAACAGACTACAACCTGCCCCTGAAAGGTAATGTTAGTCTTGAAGCAGGATATAAATCTTCCTGGGTAAGTACCGATTATAATAACAGCTGGTTTGAAAAAGCGGGAAGCAATTATTTACCCGATTATGGCCGCTCAGATCATTTCATGTATAAAGAAAATATCAATGCGCTGTATATAAGCGCAGCTAAAGAATGGAAACACTGGGCTATCAAAGGGGGATTGAGAATGGAGAATACACGAATGCATGGCCAACAGCCCGGCAATATGGTTATTGCCGATTCGGCTTTTAAAAGAAATTACACCAATTTTTTCCCTTCGTTTTATTTTTCCTGGAAAGCCGATACATCGGGTCGTCACACTTTCACCATCAGTTACACTACCAGGATCCGCCGGCCAAGTTACCAGCAATTAAATCCCTTTCTTTTTTATAATGACCGGTACTCCTATACAACAGGGAATCCGGGATTGAGACCTCAAAATTTATATGCCGTTGAATTGAAATATGATTATAAAAGTATTTTCGGGGTTGAACTGGCTTACCTGAAGGTCAACAACCTTATTCAGTCTATAGTACAACCTGTTGGCGATGTGTTTGTGACCCGCCCTGATAATTTTGGCATTAATTATTCATTCAATATTGTTTCCTGGTTCTCGGCCGATGTAGTGAAAGACTGGCATGTGAATGCAAAGCTTATTGTATTTCATTTGATCAATAAAGGAATGGCAGATGATCAAATTGTGAATAATAGTATCAATTCCGGTGAACTGGAGATAAGCAACGAGCTTCGCCTGTCGAAAAAATGGAGTGCAGAACTAAGCGGGCTGTATGCCAGCAGTCATTTACAGGGGCAAACGAAAACCGACCCGTTTCTGACATTGAATGGCGGCATACAGAAAATGATCCTGAAAGAAAAAGGGACACTAAAGCTAAGCGTCAATGATATCTTTCAGGGTATGATCAGACGCGATCATATTACAACCGCAGAAATACTTTCCCAACGCAGAGTTGAAACAGATACACGCAGAATTGGGATCGCTTTTTCTTATCGTTTTGGGAAAGATACCAATAACAGGAAACGTAATCACAATACCGGCGGAGCGGCCGAAGAACAGGGGAGGGTAAATTGA
- a CDS encoding sensor histidine kinase, translating to MRIASRKIVSEALVIHAIFSMGVVMLVITGMYYYYHFILQKIGLTTFACLFFLVCIYTGRALCVQFYLRNKPFHFSLYTVLALMAIIITWPLVAKKIFDSPGDIIEFSVTTLPFLIIGLVMGIFIKLIRASIQKQIQEARITAEQKQSELDLLQSQLSPHFLFNTLNNIYGISITQHERVPALLLKLSSLLRYSVYDTKKLFVPVTEELEYINNYISFEKLRLSDRLVLQTGIETIKDPAIMIAPMILIVFIENAFKHARNTLDEKIYIEIDLTVTGNFIVFSVRNSYNELKHENSISQASSGLGLPNTIRRLNLLYEENYKLDQFIADNMYIVQLRLKTK from the coding sequence ATGCGTATTGCGTCCCGAAAAATTGTAAGCGAAGCCCTGGTCATCCACGCCATTTTTAGTATGGGTGTAGTAATGCTGGTAATAACGGGCATGTATTATTACTACCATTTTATTCTGCAAAAAATCGGTTTAACCACTTTTGCTTGTCTTTTCTTCCTGGTCTGTATTTACACCGGCAGAGCGCTTTGCGTACAATTCTATCTGCGCAATAAACCGTTTCATTTCAGCCTGTATACAGTTTTGGCATTAATGGCGATCATCATTACCTGGCCGTTGGTTGCAAAAAAGATCTTTGATTCGCCCGGAGACATAATAGAATTTTCCGTTACTACCCTGCCCTTCCTTATTATAGGCCTTGTAATGGGTATTTTTATAAAGCTGATCCGGGCCTCCATTCAAAAACAAATCCAGGAAGCCCGGATAACCGCCGAACAAAAACAAAGCGAATTAGACCTGCTGCAATCCCAATTGAGCCCGCATTTTCTGTTTAATACCCTGAACAATATCTATGGCATTTCAATAACCCAACACGAACGGGTACCTGCCCTGTTATTAAAACTAAGCAGCCTGTTGCGTTATTCAGTGTACGATACCAAAAAACTGTTTGTACCTGTAACGGAAGAACTGGAATATATTAATAATTATATCAGCTTTGAAAAGCTGAGATTAAGCGACCGGCTGGTGTTACAAACCGGGATAGAAACTATAAAAGACCCGGCCATCATGATTGCGCCTATGATCCTGATCGTGTTTATCGAAAACGCCTTTAAACATGCCCGGAACACCCTGGATGAAAAAATCTATATTGAGATAGACCTGACTGTTACCGGTAATTTTATTGTATTTTCAGTTAGGAACTCATACAATGAATTAAAACATGAAAACAGCATCAGCCAGGCCAGTTCCGGCCTTGGGCTTCCCAACACCATCAGGCGGCTCAACCTGTTGTATGAGGAAAATTATAAACTCGATCAGTTTATCGCAGACAATATGTACATTGTTCAACTTCGCTTAAAAACTAAATAA
- a CDS encoding LytR/AlgR family response regulator transcription factor, with the protein MFNCLVVDDEPIARDIIINYCSHLPQLRVLGSCGNVFEAKDILLQNPIDILFLDVHMPVLDGISFLRTLKNRPQVIFITAYKEYAVDAFELAACDYLVKPFSLERFIMAVDKATEKPKTTSNPVNENRPITPNDYFFIKADGKIYKLLYNDILFAEAKGNYTKIVCTDQILLPNMSFSAFESLLPAELFIRVHRSFIINKSKIDHITGNTVEILKIQIPIGVNYKEPFLKALGL; encoded by the coding sequence ATGTTTAACTGTCTTGTCGTAGACGACGAACCTATTGCGCGGGATATAATAATAAATTACTGCAGCCATTTGCCCCAGCTGCGGGTACTGGGCAGTTGCGGCAATGTGTTTGAAGCAAAGGACATCCTGTTGCAAAACCCCATCGATATCCTGTTCCTGGACGTACACATGCCGGTACTGGATGGCATCAGCTTTTTACGCACCCTAAAAAACCGGCCGCAGGTAATTTTTATCACGGCTTATAAGGAATACGCAGTGGACGCTTTTGAACTCGCCGCCTGCGATTACCTGGTAAAACCATTCTCACTCGAAAGGTTCATTATGGCAGTTGACAAGGCCACCGAAAAACCAAAGACGACCTCTAACCCGGTAAACGAAAACAGGCCCATCACACCCAATGACTATTTCTTTATAAAAGCCGATGGTAAAATTTACAAACTCTTATACAACGACATTCTGTTTGCAGAAGCAAAAGGAAACTATACCAAAATAGTCTGTACCGATCAAATCCTGCTGCCCAACATGTCCTTCTCGGCGTTTGAGTCCCTGCTGCCAGCAGAGCTGTTCATTAGGGTACACCGCTCATTCATCATCAACAAATCGAAGATTGATCATATAACGGGTAATACTGTAGAAATTCTGAAAATACAGATACCCATTGGAGTGAATTATAAAGAACCTTTTTTGAAAGCATTAGGATTATAA
- a CDS encoding PepSY-like domain-containing protein — protein MKKYFLVSGILLIAATGFCQEKKEKKEKVEVPSAAEAAFKKSYPTATKTKWGKEGSDFEVNFMDGKKEMSAVYSSSGELKETEVEIEPNELPAGIVTYVKEHYKTEIKEAAKITKANGEINYEAEVNKKDVIFDKNGKFIKEAKD, from the coding sequence ATGAAAAAGTATTTCTTAGTTTCAGGAATTCTATTGATTGCCGCTACCGGTTTTTGCCAGGAAAAAAAGGAGAAAAAAGAAAAAGTGGAAGTACCATCTGCCGCAGAAGCCGCTTTTAAAAAGAGCTATCCCACTGCCACCAAAACAAAATGGGGCAAAGAAGGCTCCGACTTTGAAGTTAACTTCATGGATGGAAAAAAAGAAATGTCGGCTGTATACAGCAGCAGCGGTGAGTTAAAAGAAACCGAAGTTGAAATTGAACCAAATGAGCTCCCAGCCGGCATTGTTACCTATGTTAAAGAACACTACAAAACGGAGATTAAAGAAGCGGCTAAGATCACGAAAGCCAATGGCGAAATAAACTATGAAGCGGAAGTAAATAAGAAGGACGTGATCTTTGATAAGAACGGGAAGTTTATTAAAGAGGCAAAAGATTAA
- a CDS encoding LytR/AlgR family response regulator transcription factor, translating to MNIVIIEDELLTSEDLAELLVRIDNNTNIVAILDSVKNATAFLQRSPPVDLILSDIQLGDGLSFEVFKSVTIPAPVIFCTAYDEYALEAFRSNGVDYVLKPYTEQSIRTSIDKFRRLKDHFLPKEQVYEKIIQAITGHITGKRKTNSILVHHRDKVLPIGLEQAAFFYIHNELTCLQCFDNRNFIIEQSLDELEELCGAAFFRINRQYLLNRRAILDASHIQHRKYIVNLSIPFKEALVVSKNRVRIFLEWLTQ from the coding sequence ATGAATATTGTAATTATAGAAGACGAGCTGCTTACTTCAGAAGACCTGGCCGAACTGCTTGTTCGCATCGATAACAATACCAATATTGTTGCGATCCTTGATTCCGTTAAAAATGCAACAGCTTTTTTACAACGGTCCCCTCCCGTTGACCTGATCTTATCAGATATTCAATTGGGGGATGGGTTAAGTTTTGAGGTATTCAAATCAGTAACGATCCCGGCGCCGGTTATTTTTTGTACGGCATACGACGAGTATGCCCTGGAAGCCTTTCGAAGCAATGGTGTCGATTATGTATTAAAGCCCTATACAGAACAGTCTATTCGTACTTCTATTGATAAATTTCGGCGGTTGAAGGATCATTTTTTGCCAAAGGAACAGGTTTATGAAAAAATTATCCAGGCAATAACCGGTCATATAACTGGTAAAAGAAAAACCAATTCAATCCTGGTACATCATCGTGATAAGGTGTTGCCTATTGGATTGGAGCAAGCGGCATTTTTCTACATTCATAATGAGCTTACCTGCCTGCAATGTTTTGATAACAGGAATTTCATCATTGAACAATCGTTAGATGAACTGGAAGAATTGTGTGGAGCTGCCTTCTTTCGTATTAACCGGCAGTACCTCTTGAACAGGCGGGCTATACTTGATGCCAGTCACATTCAACATCGAAAGTACATCGTTAACCTTTCTATACCATTCAAAGAAGCCCTGGTAGTTAGCAAGAACAGGGTTCGTATTTTTTTAGAATGGCTGACACAATAG
- a CDS encoding sensor histidine kinase, producing MHISRQNRQLIYIAGFINLLFLVLSVLFICYLWYDKGVYPEIVLKLLKFFLANSVCWVTDLLILLFFLPIVAHIKWARWFFYYFPSYLVTCSIGLLIANSPVYRFLSDEPMQSPISGPLIFVACFNTLSLIAIELIQSRSEQANIQLAYANMQAENSRLRVKSLEAQHEKLKSQLHPHFLFNSLTALKSLIHKDPVLAEDYLVKLSSFLRFSISHNEQHIVSLEEELKFSSYYLEMQKIRFRDALVYTVNIPATDLQNAFLPVFSLQLTIENAIKHNRLTQERPLYININYMESGWILVENNIQEKLYADRGDGVGLKNLSDRYKLLSQEDIHIVNDSQFFKVHLKVIRP from the coding sequence ATGCATATCTCCCGGCAAAACAGGCAACTGATCTATATAGCGGGGTTTATAAACCTGTTATTCCTGGTATTGTCTGTTTTGTTTATTTGCTATCTCTGGTACGATAAGGGCGTTTACCCCGAAATAGTACTGAAACTGCTGAAGTTTTTTCTAGCCAATAGCGTTTGCTGGGTAACAGATCTGTTGATCCTGCTTTTCTTTTTACCAATAGTAGCTCACATTAAGTGGGCCAGATGGTTTTTCTATTACTTTCCCAGTTACCTGGTTACCTGTTCTATAGGTTTGTTGATTGCGAATTCCCCGGTTTACCGTTTTTTGAGCGATGAGCCAATGCAATCGCCCATTTCGGGACCGCTTATCTTTGTAGCTTGTTTTAATACGCTATCACTGATCGCTATTGAGCTAATTCAATCCCGGTCAGAACAGGCCAATATCCAACTGGCGTATGCCAATATGCAGGCTGAAAATTCACGGCTGCGGGTAAAAAGCCTGGAGGCACAACATGAAAAACTAAAAAGCCAGTTACATCCACATTTTTTATTCAATTCATTGACGGCGTTAAAATCACTGATCCATAAAGATCCTGTGCTGGCTGAAGACTACCTGGTGAAACTTTCTTCCTTTTTACGTTTCTCCATTTCACACAACGAACAACATATTGTTTCCCTGGAAGAAGAATTAAAGTTTTCCAGCTACTACCTCGAAATGCAAAAAATAAGATTCAGAGATGCGCTGGTATACACGGTTAATATTCCCGCAACAGATCTGCAAAATGCTTTTCTGCCTGTTTTTTCTTTACAGTTAACGATCGAAAATGCCATCAAACATAACCGGCTTACCCAGGAGCGCCCGCTATATATCAATATCAATTACATGGAGTCTGGCTGGATCCTCGTAGAAAATAACATTCAGGAAAAATTGTATGCAGATCGTGGAGATGGTGTTGGCTTAAAAAATTTATCCGACCGGTATAAATTGCTGTCACAGGAGGATATCCATATTGTGAATGATAGCCAGTTTTTTAAGGTGCATTTAAAAGTTATTAGACCATGA
- a CDS encoding DUF4249 family protein: MKRNLIIIALISAFLSCTKTITPKLNNAQAQINIQGAVSDTAGPYFVSIVKTVGFYENNTFPGVSGATVTITDSTAGVTDELTETADAGLYRTWKIMQGIPGHTYLLNVSLNGARFTASSTMPQPVQLDSVTFDLRDTSKINSIANYQDPGNTVNYYKYNLLLNGVKDDRFLTFDDRLSNGRYIRDKVDADTGEIKNNYVVQLSLVGVDAGVYTYLHEAEAVAYDNGSLSSPATPTTNIHGGCLGYFSAQTVSNKTAVVKY; encoded by the coding sequence ATGAAGCGCAACCTCATCATAATTGCACTCATTAGTGCTTTTTTGTCTTGCACAAAAACCATCACGCCCAAATTAAATAATGCGCAGGCCCAGATCAATATCCAGGGAGCTGTGAGTGATACTGCCGGACCTTATTTTGTATCCATTGTTAAAACAGTTGGGTTTTATGAAAACAATACATTTCCGGGCGTATCGGGGGCCACGGTAACTATTACAGATTCAACTGCGGGCGTTACCGACGAGCTTACAGAAACTGCCGATGCAGGATTGTATCGCACCTGGAAAATTATGCAGGGTATACCCGGTCATACCTATCTGTTAAATGTATCACTGAATGGCGCCAGGTTTACTGCTTCTTCAACCATGCCGCAACCTGTGCAGCTGGATTCAGTAACTTTTGATCTGAGAGATACCTCAAAAATTAATTCGATCGCCAATTACCAGGATCCCGGTAATACGGTGAACTATTACAAATACAACTTATTGTTGAATGGCGTAAAGGATGATCGCTTTTTAACATTTGACGATCGCTTGTCGAACGGCAGGTACATCCGGGATAAAGTAGATGCCGATACAGGGGAGATCAAAAATAATTACGTGGTGCAGTTAAGTCTTGTGGGTGTTGATGCGGGTGTATATACCTATTTGCACGAAGCAGAAGCGGTAGCTTATGATAACGGCAGCCTGTCGTCGCCTGCTACGCCCACTACCAATATTCATGGCGGATGCCTTGGGTATTTCAGCGCCCAAACTGTAAGCAATAAAACAGCAGTGGTAAAATATTAA